Proteins encoded together in one Prochlorococcus marinus str. MIT 9211 window:
- the purF gene encoding amidophosphoribosyltransferase: MCGIVGIFSNHQINQLIYDSLLLLQHRGQDSTGIATMEGSLFHICKSKGQVKEAYRTRDMRSLLGNIGIGHVRYATKGTADSENEAQPFYVNAPYGIILVHNGNLTNTRELEKQLFNIDRRHTNSSSDTEMLLNIFATEIQAQIHGSSLSPEHIFSAIKSLHKRVEGSYAAIALIAGHGLVAFRDPYGIRPLVLGKRISEDNRDEWILASESLVLENNDFQIVRDLDPGEAVFISVNGELHSQQCSDNPKLFPCSFEYVYLARPDSIMNGISVYEARLRMGDRLANTIKKTLNSGDIDVVMPIPDSSRPSAMQVARQLGVEYREGFFKNRYVGRTFIMPGQSQRKKSVRQKLNAMSTEFKGKNILIVDDSIVRGTTSREIVQMARLAGANKVTFTSAAPPIRFPHVYGINMPSKDELIAYDRSILEIQNILLVDQLVYQEVGDLKTAILDDSKIEDLDMSCFTGHYVTGTVTNEYLNWVETEYIS; encoded by the coding sequence ATGTGCGGCATAGTAGGTATTTTTTCTAATCATCAGATTAATCAATTGATTTATGACAGCTTGTTATTATTGCAGCATAGAGGGCAAGACTCTACAGGTATAGCAACGATGGAAGGAAGTTTATTCCATATATGTAAATCAAAAGGACAAGTAAAAGAAGCTTATAGAACGCGAGATATGAGAAGTTTACTTGGCAATATAGGTATTGGTCATGTCAGATATGCGACTAAAGGAACTGCAGATAGTGAAAATGAAGCACAACCCTTTTATGTCAATGCACCTTATGGCATTATTCTTGTACATAATGGAAATTTGACTAATACAAGAGAACTAGAAAAGCAGCTTTTTAATATAGATCGAAGACATACAAATTCTTCTAGTGATACTGAAATGTTGCTAAATATCTTTGCAACTGAAATACAAGCTCAAATTCATGGAAGTTCTTTATCACCAGAACATATTTTTTCTGCTATTAAATCATTACATAAAAGAGTGGAAGGTTCTTATGCTGCTATTGCTTTAATTGCTGGCCATGGATTAGTTGCTTTTAGAGATCCGTATGGAATTAGACCATTAGTTTTAGGTAAAAGAATTTCGGAAGATAATCGGGATGAATGGATTCTTGCAAGCGAATCTCTGGTCTTGGAAAATAACGATTTTCAAATTGTTCGTGATTTAGATCCAGGGGAGGCAGTATTTATATCAGTCAATGGTGAACTTCATTCCCAACAATGTTCAGATAATCCCAAACTATTTCCTTGTTCTTTCGAATATGTTTATTTAGCTAGGCCTGATTCAATTATGAATGGAATCTCTGTCTATGAAGCAAGGCTTCGGATGGGTGATCGATTAGCGAATACTATAAAAAAGACACTTAATTCTGGAGATATTGATGTTGTTATGCCTATTCCCGATTCTTCCAGGCCTTCTGCCATGCAAGTTGCTAGACAATTAGGTGTTGAATATAGAGAAGGATTTTTTAAAAATAGATATGTAGGCAGAACTTTTATTATGCCAGGGCAATCTCAACGAAAGAAATCAGTACGACAAAAGTTAAATGCTATGAGTACAGAGTTTAAAGGAAAAAATATTCTCATTGTTGACGACTCTATAGTTCGAGGAACTACTTCTAGAGAAATAGTTCAAATGGCAAGACTTGCTGGAGCGAATAAAGTTACATTTACTTCAGCAGCTCCGCCTATACGATTTCCGCATGTTTATGGGATTAATATGCCTTCAAAAGATGAGCTAATAGCATATGATCGATCCATTCTTGAAATTCAGAATATTTTATTAGTTGATCAATTAGTTTATCAAGAGGTCGGTGATCTTAAGACTGCAATTTTGGATGACTCCAAGATAGAAGATTTAGATATGTCTTGCTTTACAGGTCATTATGTTACAGGAACAGTTACTAATGAATATTTAAATTGGGTTGAAACTGAATATATTTCTTAA
- a CDS encoding DNA gyrase/topoisomerase IV subunit A: MEERLQAISLHHEMQRSYLEYAMSVIVGRALPDARDGMKPVQRRILYAMHELGLTPERPFKKCARVVGDVLGKYHPHGDQAVYDALVRLVQSFASRYPVLDGHGNFGSVDDDPPAAMRYTETRLAAIAYEAMLGELGSNTVEFAPNFDSSQQEPIVLPAQLPFLILNGCSGIAVGMATSIPPHNINEVINALIEIIKKPNISEERLLSIIPGPDFPTGGEVLIGTGVKETYLKGKGSIPMRGIAHIEEINPGKGKHKKNAIIITELPYQISKSNWIEKLAEMVNNGKVEGIADIRDESDREGMRIVVELRRDSNPEKILNTLYQRTSLQSNFGATLLAIVNGQPKQLSLKKFLDIFLEFRELTIIRRTKNNLLKTLERLEIVEGLLKALENVRNVIDMIESAKDAMEARTRLMVRLDLTEKQADGILSMPLRRLTNLETQSLYNELEELKEKKSCLEIVLNDRDELLKAMIEELKGLRKQFGSKRKTKLIEGGDELLAQRNASLRPNAELQRKKAYENLPRESRLMIQNDNQVKIVSPQLLGRLHLDESCNLGDAPIPARLIWPIEKNPKVIVVTNCGKIALVKWEFSGNQPGIIQKFIPTILEKEKISSIIPIGKDKELSIGLLTSDGRFKRLDIEEIVDMSGRAASLLKLKENVNLQSGLICRLNDYLIIVSDIGRILKIKIDDENIPIMGKLAQGSVIMKLFPGERIIGAITCSSKEDLIMITKKGSILKHSINSIRTCKRGDLGTIKNILKDSNKEQNRVVQVFNGKSLVGVITSKERNGRISQEAIKEIKYDKINKDLIKVDDDEYIDEVIPLIDPNSHSFIN; this comes from the coding sequence ATGGAAGAGCGCCTGCAAGCTATTTCACTGCATCACGAAATGCAGCGGTCGTACCTCGAATACGCGATGAGCGTAATCGTTGGAAGAGCATTGCCTGATGCAAGAGATGGGATGAAGCCTGTACAAAGGCGGATTCTTTATGCAATGCATGAATTAGGATTAACTCCAGAAAGACCCTTTAAAAAATGTGCTCGGGTAGTAGGGGATGTACTTGGTAAATACCACCCTCATGGAGATCAAGCGGTTTACGATGCCTTAGTAAGGCTTGTTCAAAGTTTTGCAAGCAGATATCCAGTTTTAGATGGACATGGAAATTTTGGATCTGTAGATGATGATCCACCTGCTGCAATGAGATATACAGAAACTCGCTTAGCAGCAATCGCATATGAAGCAATGCTTGGGGAACTTGGTTCAAATACTGTTGAATTTGCACCAAACTTTGATTCTTCACAACAGGAGCCAATTGTATTACCAGCTCAATTACCTTTTCTGATTCTTAATGGGTGCTCTGGCATTGCAGTAGGCATGGCAACGAGCATTCCACCGCACAACATTAATGAAGTTATTAATGCATTAATAGAAATAATTAAAAAGCCTAATATTTCAGAGGAAAGGTTACTAAGCATAATTCCAGGACCTGATTTCCCAACCGGGGGAGAGGTCCTAATCGGAACTGGTGTTAAAGAGACATATTTAAAGGGAAAAGGGAGTATTCCAATGAGAGGAATAGCTCATATCGAAGAAATTAATCCAGGGAAAGGAAAACACAAAAAAAATGCAATAATCATTACTGAATTACCTTATCAAATTAGTAAATCTAATTGGATAGAAAAATTAGCAGAGATGGTAAATAATGGAAAAGTAGAAGGTATAGCCGATATAAGAGATGAAAGTGATAGAGAAGGAATGAGAATAGTAGTAGAACTAAGAAGAGACAGTAACCCTGAAAAAATATTAAATACTTTATATCAAAGAACTTCTCTTCAAAGTAATTTTGGTGCAACCTTACTAGCAATTGTTAATGGACAGCCTAAACAATTATCACTTAAGAAATTCTTAGATATTTTCTTGGAGTTTAGAGAGTTAACAATTATTAGAAGAACAAAAAATAATCTATTAAAAACATTAGAAAGGCTTGAAATAGTTGAAGGACTATTAAAAGCCTTAGAAAATGTTAGAAATGTAATAGATATGATTGAAAGTGCTAAAGATGCAATGGAGGCTAGAACAAGACTTATGGTTCGACTAGATTTAACTGAGAAACAAGCTGATGGAATACTTTCAATGCCTTTAAGAAGGTTAACAAATCTAGAAACTCAAAGTTTATATAACGAGTTAGAAGAACTAAAGGAAAAGAAAAGTTGCTTAGAAATTGTTCTTAATGACAGAGACGAATTGTTAAAAGCAATGATCGAAGAACTAAAAGGATTAAGAAAGCAATTTGGGTCCAAAAGAAAGACCAAATTAATTGAGGGCGGTGATGAGTTATTAGCACAAAGGAACGCAAGTCTGAGACCTAATGCAGAATTGCAAAGAAAAAAAGCATATGAAAATCTACCTCGTGAAAGTAGATTAATGATACAAAATGACAATCAAGTAAAAATAGTAAGCCCACAACTTCTAGGAAGATTACATTTAGATGAAAGCTGTAATCTTGGAGATGCACCAATACCAGCAAGATTAATATGGCCTATAGAAAAAAATCCAAAAGTTATTGTAGTTACAAATTGCGGAAAAATAGCTTTAGTCAAATGGGAGTTTTCAGGAAATCAACCTGGAATAATTCAAAAGTTCATTCCAACAATATTAGAAAAAGAAAAGATCAGTAGTATTATTCCAATAGGAAAAGATAAAGAGCTTAGTATTGGACTTCTAACAAGTGATGGTAGATTCAAAAGATTAGATATAGAAGAAATAGTAGATATGTCAGGAAGAGCAGCATCATTATTAAAGTTAAAAGAAAATGTGAACTTGCAATCAGGTTTAATCTGTCGTTTAAATGACTATTTAATTATTGTAAGTGACATAGGAAGAATACTGAAAATAAAAATAGATGATGAAAATATCCCTATTATGGGCAAATTGGCTCAAGGATCAGTGATTATGAAACTTTTCCCAGGAGAGAGAATTATAGGTGCTATCACTTGTTCATCTAAAGAAGACTTAATAATGATAACTAAAAAGGGTTCTATTTTAAAACATTCTATAAATAGTATAAGAACATGTAAAAGAGGAGACTTAGGGACAATAAAAAATATATTAAAGGATTCTAATAAAGAGCAAAACAGGGTAGTACAAGTATTTAATGGCAAGAGCCTAGTTGGAGTAATTACATCAAAAGAAAGAAATGGAAGGATAAGTCAAGAGGCTATAAAGGAGATTAAGTATGATAAAATTAACAAAGATCTAATAAAAGTTGATGATGACGAGTATATAGATGAAGTTATTCCTTTAATAGATCCTAACAGTCATTCTTTTATTAATTAA
- the queG gene encoding tRNA epoxyqueuosine(34) reductase QueG: MLETQDKLSHDFKEEAKRHGFSPVGIARIPGSNRIKMRTAALQRWLDAGYHGDMRWMEAPRRQSIQTLLKDVQSVLVVGLNYYIDAKISDPDKLLVARYAWGNDYHKVLEKRLKKLGRWLEQRKANCKWKICVDSSPLLEKAWAEEAGIGWIGKNSNLIDKKHGSWMVLGYLLCTEALTPDKPSTPLCGNCQKCIEACPTHAITEPFVVNAQKCLAYHNIENRNPKLPENIEKSMGKWIAGCDICQDVCPWNHQTMVSSKDPDVQPHEWVLNLSKDKILAWDDETWKKKLKNSALKRIKPWMWRRNAKLGNKAVNCTKLEK; this comes from the coding sequence ATGTTGGAAACCCAAGACAAGCTTTCACATGATTTTAAAGAGGAGGCAAAGCGTCACGGATTCAGTCCTGTAGGCATAGCCAGAATCCCCGGAAGCAATCGAATAAAGATGCGCACAGCTGCGCTACAGAGATGGCTAGATGCTGGCTATCACGGTGATATGAGATGGATGGAAGCCCCAAGACGTCAAAGCATACAAACACTTTTAAAGGATGTGCAAAGTGTTCTCGTAGTAGGACTGAATTATTACATTGATGCAAAAATAAGTGATCCAGACAAATTGTTAGTTGCTCGCTACGCATGGGGCAATGATTATCACAAAGTTTTAGAAAAAAGACTCAAAAAATTAGGACGATGGCTAGAGCAAAGAAAAGCTAATTGTAAATGGAAAATTTGTGTAGATTCATCTCCACTTCTAGAAAAGGCATGGGCAGAAGAAGCTGGGATCGGATGGATAGGCAAAAACAGTAATTTGATTGATAAGAAACATGGTTCTTGGATGGTCTTGGGATATTTACTTTGCACAGAAGCTCTAACTCCTGATAAGCCTTCAACTCCTCTATGCGGCAATTGTCAAAAATGTATTGAAGCTTGTCCAACACATGCAATTACAGAGCCTTTTGTAGTGAATGCTCAAAAATGTCTTGCATATCACAATATTGAAAATCGAAATCCTAAACTTCCAGAAAATATTGAAAAGTCAATGGGTAAATGGATTGCGGGATGCGATATATGTCAAGACGTTTGTCCATGGAATCACCAAACAATGGTGAGTAGCAAAGACCCAGATGTGCAGCCTCATGAATGGGTGCTAAATCTCAGTAAAGATAAAATATTGGCATGGGATGATGAGACATGGAAAAAAAAGCTAAAAAACTCTGCATTAAAAAGGATTAAACCTTGGATGTGGAGGCGTAATGCAAAGTTAGGAAATAAAGCTGTTAATTGTACTAAGCTAGAAAAATAA
- a CDS encoding DUF502 domain-containing protein: MVQSSPRQDLSLASRLQQDLKNDLIAGLLVVIPLATTIWLSTIVSRFVLAFLTSIPKQLNPFITLNPLLQDLINLALGLTVPLLGILLIGLMARNFVGRWLLEFGEGTLSKIPFAGSVYKTLKQLLETFLRDNSKRFRRVVLVEYPREGLFSVGFVTGLVGPSLQPELSQPLLSVFIPTAPNPTTGWYTLVPESSVKDLNISVEDAFRTIISAGIVNPDERNTSINTSFSSLFAQLRSNQSQSSVSN, translated from the coding sequence TTGGTTCAGTCATCTCCTAGACAAGATCTTTCCTTAGCCTCAAGGTTGCAGCAAGATCTTAAGAATGACCTTATAGCTGGGTTGTTAGTTGTCATTCCATTGGCGACCACCATTTGGCTGTCAACGATAGTTAGCCGCTTTGTGCTTGCTTTCCTTACGTCTATACCTAAGCAATTAAATCCATTTATTACTCTTAACCCACTTTTGCAAGATTTGATCAATCTTGCTCTTGGCTTAACTGTCCCTTTATTAGGAATACTTTTAATTGGATTGATGGCAAGGAATTTTGTAGGACGTTGGTTGCTTGAATTTGGAGAAGGGACTCTTTCTAAGATTCCATTCGCAGGCTCAGTTTATAAAACTTTAAAGCAACTCTTAGAAACTTTTCTAAGAGACAATTCTAAAAGATTTAGAAGAGTTGTTTTGGTTGAATATCCTCGTGAAGGACTATTTAGTGTTGGTTTTGTTACTGGCTTGGTTGGTCCATCACTTCAACCAGAATTAAGTCAACCACTACTTAGTGTATTTATTCCTACTGCGCCAAATCCAACTACTGGCTGGTATACCTTAGTCCCTGAGTCGTCGGTTAAAGATTTAAATATTTCAGTTGAGGATGCCTTCCGTACCATTATCTCAGCAGGAATTGTTAACCCAGATGAGAGAAATACTTCAATTAATACAAGTTTTTCTAGCTTATTTGCACAATTAAGATCTAATCAATCCCAATCGTCTGTTTCTAATTAG
- a CDS encoding transcription antitermination protein NusB produces MQSRSISREIALLVLGQISDKQINNIEDISLEDLLMLGLETLMNHLREQLDFCAVQLESAQEQLLDSELESCEKTSASKIRNHLETSLNHSRDIINSLSDSLELTTLLALSDQVNIREDAIQRVSLVLQNLQSINLNLDEVMDGWRLKRLPRIDQDILRLAYIDIHILNAPIAVACNEAVNLGNKYSDKQGRRMINGILRRLQNSDSINIA; encoded by the coding sequence ATGCAATCTCGATCTATTTCTAGAGAAATTGCACTTTTGGTATTAGGTCAGATTTCAGATAAACAAATTAATAACATAGAAGATATATCACTCGAAGATTTATTAATGCTTGGCCTTGAAACTCTTATGAATCATTTGAGGGAGCAATTAGATTTCTGTGCTGTTCAGCTTGAATCAGCGCAAGAGCAATTACTGGATAGTGAATTGGAAAGCTGTGAGAAAACATCAGCTTCTAAAATTAGAAATCATTTAGAGACTTCTTTAAATCACTCACGAGATATTATAAATAGTTTGTCTGATAGCTTAGAATTAACAACACTCTTGGCTTTATCTGATCAAGTTAATATTCGGGAAGATGCAATTCAAAGGGTAAGTTTAGTTTTGCAAAATTTACAGAGTATTAATTTAAATCTAGATGAAGTTATGGATGGATGGCGATTAAAACGTTTGCCAAGAATTGATCAGGATATTCTCAGACTTGCATATATAGACATACATATATTAAATGCTCCAATTGCTGTTGCTTGTAATGAAGCTGTAAATCTTGGTAATAAATATAGTGATAAACAAGGAAGGCGAATGATTAATGGTATTTTAAGGAGACTACAAAATTCTGATTCAATTAATATTGCCTAA
- the ftsY gene encoding signal recognition particle-docking protein FtsY has product MSSDELPNNQNALSSKETIEENQSDNLNLEEQESLDWAKQAFEKLKQKQLEKKEALFKESNSLAQVTEETQETNNLQLKNKINNVDKDDCLNDSSKDILKDIEDSGLGEFDDSFTWSAGVLAAQGKEPDSISLEDIDWLKRLRQGLEKTRKGFVTDLLEKFGDDPLTPEVLDDLEALLLRADVGVNATDQIITALRRRLNEEVLDSKEGFRFLKQQLCQIVNKPIKNSNQEVLAPKHKSLNIWLLVGVNGVGKTTTLGKLAHLALRSGYTALIAAADTFRAAAVQQVQIWGRRSGVSVIANETPNADPAAIVFDAIGAAKSKEIELLLVDTAGRLQTKNNLMEELAKIRRIIDRLAPEAIVESLLVLDASQGQNGLNQAMSFAESANLTGVVITKLDGSSRGGVAFAVASEAKLPIRFIGAGERLQDLKPFNSFEFVEALLANR; this is encoded by the coding sequence ATGTCTAGCGACGAACTTCCCAATAATCAAAATGCTCTTTCTTCTAAAGAGACAATAGAGGAAAATCAATCAGATAATTTAAATTTAGAAGAACAAGAATCATTAGATTGGGCAAAACAAGCTTTTGAAAAATTAAAACAGAAACAGTTAGAAAAGAAAGAAGCTCTTTTCAAAGAGAGTAATTCACTAGCACAAGTTACTGAGGAAACTCAAGAAACAAATAATCTACAATTAAAAAATAAAATTAATAATGTAGATAAAGATGATTGTTTAAATGATTCATCTAAAGATATTTTAAAAGATATAGAAGATTCAGGATTAGGAGAATTTGATGATTCTTTTACATGGTCTGCAGGGGTATTGGCAGCTCAAGGTAAGGAGCCTGATAGTATATCTTTAGAAGATATTGATTGGTTAAAGAGATTACGACAAGGATTGGAAAAAACTAGAAAAGGTTTTGTAACAGATTTACTTGAAAAATTTGGAGATGATCCACTTACACCAGAAGTTCTAGATGATTTAGAAGCTTTACTTTTAAGAGCTGATGTAGGTGTAAATGCAACAGATCAAATAATTACTGCATTGCGAAGAAGATTAAATGAAGAAGTTCTAGATTCTAAGGAGGGCTTTAGATTTTTAAAACAGCAACTCTGCCAAATTGTTAATAAACCGATTAAAAATAGCAATCAAGAAGTACTTGCTCCAAAACATAAATCTTTAAATATTTGGTTACTTGTAGGCGTGAATGGTGTAGGTAAGACAACCACATTGGGAAAACTTGCCCATCTTGCTTTACGAAGTGGATATACTGCATTAATTGCTGCAGCTGATACTTTTCGTGCAGCTGCAGTTCAACAAGTCCAAATATGGGGACGTAGAAGTGGTGTTTCTGTAATAGCTAATGAAACTCCTAATGCTGATCCTGCAGCTATTGTTTTTGATGCAATAGGTGCGGCTAAATCTAAAGAAATTGAATTGTTGTTAGTAGATACTGCAGGTCGACTTCAAACAAAAAATAATTTGATGGAAGAATTGGCAAAAATCAGACGTATTATTGATCGTCTTGCTCCAGAAGCAATAGTTGAATCACTTTTAGTGCTTGATGCTAGTCAAGGTCAAAATGGTTTGAATCAGGCAATGTCTTTTGCTGAATCTGCCAATTTAACAGGTGTAGTTATTACAAAGCTTGATGGATCTTCTAGGGGAGGAGTTGCTTTTGCAGTTGCCTCTGAAGCAAAATTACCAATTCGATTTATAGGGGCAGGAGAACGGCTACAAGATTTAAAACCTTTTAATAGTTTTGAATTTGTTGAGGCTCTTTTGGCAAATCGTTGA